A stretch of Gemmatimonadaceae bacterium DNA encodes these proteins:
- a CDS encoding ABC transporter ATP-binding protein gives MNTSVDTVATEIAVQTRGLRKTFGPVVAVEGLDLEIRRGEVFGVLGPNGSGKTTTIRMLCGLLTPSAGDATVVGYDLRTQQSEIRRSIGYMSQRFGLYDDLTVRENVRFYAAVYGLRGAALDARIVELFEQLELTPRAEQLAGTLSGGWKQKLGLACATAHHPKMLFLDEPTAGVDPAARRRFWEIIYDLARDGTTVLVTTHYMDEAARCQRLAFLSRGHLIAQGTAAEIPAQFGEASIEDVFIELQRRDEGEAA, from the coding sequence GTGAACACAAGCGTGGACACTGTCGCGACCGAAATCGCGGTGCAGACACGCGGGCTGCGCAAGACGTTCGGCCCCGTGGTCGCGGTGGAGGGACTCGACCTAGAGATCCGCCGCGGCGAGGTGTTCGGCGTACTCGGCCCGAACGGATCGGGGAAGACCACGACCATCCGCATGCTGTGCGGGCTGCTCACGCCGAGCGCGGGCGACGCCACGGTCGTCGGCTACGATCTGCGCACGCAGCAGTCAGAGATCCGCCGGTCCATCGGCTACATGTCGCAGCGATTCGGCCTGTACGACGATCTCACGGTGCGGGAGAACGTCAGGTTCTACGCCGCGGTGTACGGGCTGCGCGGCGCGGCGCTGGACGCGCGCATCGTCGAGCTGTTCGAGCAGCTGGAGCTGACTCCGCGCGCGGAGCAGCTCGCCGGCACGCTGAGCGGCGGCTGGAAGCAGAAGCTAGGGCTGGCCTGCGCGACCGCGCATCATCCGAAGATGCTCTTCCTCGACGAGCCGACGGCGGGTGTGGATCCCGCGGCGCGGCGCCGGTTCTGGGAGATCATCTACGATCTGGCGCGCGACGGGACGACCGTGCTCGTCACCACGCACTACATGGACGAGGCCGCGCGCTGCCAACGGCTCGCGTTCCTCTCGCGCGGACACCTGATCGCGCAGGGTACCGCGGCCGAGATCCCGGCGCAGTTCGGCGAGGCAAGCATCGAGGACGTCTTCATCGAGCTGCAGCGGCGCGACGAAGGCGAGGCGGCGTGA